In Gimesia chilikensis, the genomic window CATCCGGGCAGACAAAGATCGGAATTTGAGCCGCGTTGAATCGATCGAGATCTGCTTTCGCACGCAGTTGGGCCGCGGACGTCTCCCCTGCCGCGACATAGGCAGCCAGTTCCCAGCGTTGATAAAACGCGACCTGATCCAGATATGGCAGGGTCATCACAAACAGCGACATATCATCATTGCCAGCATTTTCACCAGCACCATGAATCTGGTTGGGACTGACCAGCGGAGGCAGATACGCATTCGCCTCGGAAGAATAATTGATCACAGCCAGACCGACGTTCCTCAAATTATTGAGACAGGAGAGGCCTCTGTAATTATTCCTTGTCCGCTGAATCGCGGAGAGACTGAGTGATCCCAGCAGCGTGATCACGGCCAGCGTGATTAACAATTCGACCCAGGTAAATCCCCGCCGCTGGGAGCTCTCATTTTTCCGTTTCCCGCTCTGCATTTCACACTCTCGATTCCCGATTTGATCAGCTCATATCAGATTGGATTTGGACACCTGGATCAGAAGGAAGAACCATCCACTTCTGTCTGGCCATAACGCAGCCCTGTCGGAGTCAGTAGTCTGGCATAGACAGCAGGGTCCATTTCAGGCGTGAGTGATTTACCACTGCCATCACAGAAAATGACATTTACTGCACCACTGGGATGGTTGGAACTGGGACGCCAGGCCTGCGATTTGGGAGCACTCAAATTCGCGCCGATTCGCGAATCGGTCCCCGCTGTCGTGTTTTTCAAATCAAATACGATCGGTAAAACGAGTGACACAGATCCCTTCGGATAGACGCCCTGCATATCGATGCCAAATCCCAGACTGCCTGTATCGGTCGACGACCAGTTGCCTGCCTGAAGATTTTCAGAGAGCATCAAAGTCTGGGTCAGTCCATCTCCTGCCGAGATGATATCAAGTGACATGCGAGTCGAATAAGGGCGCCAGAAAACTCCGGAAGCGAACTTCACCGGGATGTCTGCAATCGTTGTCACGTCGCCATCCAGCCCGCCATCGGCGCTGTCGGGACGGTGCATCCTGTCACCTGCAGTATTATAATTAGCGGTCACATAACCCACATTGGCGACATAAGAAAGCGCCCCTGGCTCATCGTTCAAGGGGTCATTCGGGCAGACAAAAATCGGGAACACCTGCTTCTGTAAATCTGCCAGGATCTTTAACTGAGTATCATCAGCATCAAATCGCGCTGCCTGAGTCGCCGCCTGATCCCATCTTAGTCTGAACATGACCGCATCCAGGTAAGGGAGCACTGTGATACACCAGTTGACATCATTCTTACCTGTATTTGCGTGAGGCACCGTCACCAGGGACGGATCCAAATTTGTTTCAACCAGCAGAGGCAGATGTGAATTAGCGCCTGATGAATAATTCACCACTGCCAGTCCAATGTTTCGCAGACGATTCAAACATTGTACTTTTCTGGCAGCGAGTCCACTGGTAGGGACAGCAGGAAGAACTAATGCGAACAGGAGGCAGCTGACTACAATCACAACGACCAGATCTGTCAGCGAGAACCCCCGCCGCGAAGAATTAGCACTCATCCGCTTCATCTCAATTACCTCCTGAATCCGGGCTAAATCATTCCTGATCCATAAGGATCACGCTTCGGCCCGCTGCAAGTAGCCTGGATCAGAAGGAATCTTCGTCAAGCTCTGACTGGCCGTTTGGTTGTCCCGCTGGAGTGATGAGTCGGGCGTAGATTCCTGGATCAATATCTGGGCTTAGCGATCTTCCACTGCCATCACAGAAGATGACATTCACGACACCACCGGGGTGATTTGAACTGGGCCGCCAGGCCTGACTTTTTTTCGCGCCGGTCTGGGATCCAATGCGGGAGTCCGTCGAGGTTGTGGCATTCTCCAGAGTGAAATCCGTTGGCAGTGTGAGTTGAGTTGTGCCGCTGGAATACATGCCCTGCATGTCGATGCCAAAACCGAGACTGCCGGTGTCGGTGGACGACCAGTTGCCCGCCTGCAGATTTTCTGAGAGCATCAGTGTCTGCCTCAGACCATCCCCTTTCTGGGAGATGAAGTCGAGTGACATGCGGGATGTATAAGGTCGCCAGAAAACTCCGGTGGCAAATTTCACCGGGATGTCTGCTGTTGTCTTGATGTCGCCATCCAGCCCGCCGTCGGCACTGTCGGGACGGTGCGCTCTGTCAGTCGCGGTATTATAATGAGAGGTTACATAACCCACATTCGCGACATAAGAGAGTGCCCCCTGTTCTGTGTTCGCCGCGTCGTCAGGGCAGGTGAAGACGGGGAAACGTGTCGCATTCAGATTCGTCAGTAACGAAACCGCTTCTGCATTCATCGTGGCACTGGAAGCCTGGCTGGCGGTCTCATCCCAGCGCTGGCGAAAACCGATGTTATCCAGGAAAGGCAGAATCGTTGTGCACCAGGTGAGGTCATCATGAGTCGCCTGTGGATTGGGGGCATCCTCGGTAGAAACGCTCATATTCGGATCCACCAGCAGCGGCAGTTCCGCATTTGCTCCGGAGGAGAAGTTAACGACAGCCAGGCCCACGTTTCGCATCCTATTCAGGCAGGCTATTTTTCTGGAGGGAGCCCGGGCGCTTTCCAGCGCGGGTAGAGTCAGTGCCACCAGGATTACAATAATCACGATCACCACAATTAATTCGGTCAGTGAGAAACCGTTTCGCTCCGGTCGTTTTGTTTTTTGAATCTGCATGCGAGTGCCCCTTAAAAGAAATGACAAAGAGAGGTGTCTCGTGCGCTTCTAAAGTCTATTCTGAAACAGACGAACAGAAAGCACACGCCCATACAGTATGCGGTCGAGATATGAAAAAAGCACCAGAGACCCGCTGATCTCTGGTGCCCGTTTGTTTGAACCGATTTGAGAAAATGACTCAAATGATGGTTGCAGGATCAGTCTTCAGATTAGAAGGATGATCCATCAACAACAGCCTGACCATAACGCAGACCAGCAGGTGTCAGCAGACGAGCGTAAACGCCACCATCCATCTGTGGTGTCAGTGATTTTCCACTGCCGTCACAGAGGATCACGTTCACAGCACCACTGGGATGGTTTGAGCTGGGACGCCAGGCGGATCCCTTGGCTGCGGCCAGGTTAGAACCGATGCGGGAATCATTGCTTGTAACGCTATTCTGCAGATTGAATGTTGGGCTGGCGGTGCCTAAGTTCAGAGAACCTGTATTCATGCTCAATCCAGCCATATCAACGCCGAACCCAAGACTGCCTGTATACAAGTTACCATTATCCAATGGATCCACGAATGACCAATCACCTGCCTGCAGGTTTTCAGTGATCATCAGTGTTTGAGTCAGACCATCCGCAGCCGAAATGTAATCGAGCGACATCCGCGAGGTGCTGGGACGCCAGAAAACACCGGTTGCAAATTTGATGGGAAGAGTTGCTGTTGTCATCGCAGTCCCATCCAGGGCAAGGTCGCTGCCTGGGCCATGATCCAGATCGCCAGCGCTGTTATAGCTACCAGTTACATATCCGGTGTTCACAACGAAAGAGAGTGCTCCCGCGTCAGTATTGAACTGATCGTCGGGACATGTGAAGACAGGAAAGCGGTTCCGGTTCATGCTGATAAAAGCATTGAAGTTCGCATGTGAGCTTCCGCCGGTTGAGGCATCTGCGATCTGACTGGCGTACTGATCCCATCTCTGACGGAAACCAACATTGTCCAGGAAGGGCAGAATTGTGGTACACCATGACAGGTCATCCCAACGCTGGTTGGTATTGGTCCCAGATGGATCGTAGACAACGTTATTGTCAACGAGCAGTGGCAGCTGTGAGTTAGCGCCTGAGGAGAAGTTGACCACAGCCAGGCCGACGTTCCGCA contains:
- a CDS encoding DUF1559 domain-containing protein → MHTLRVKQKLQKRKGFTLIELLVVITIIGILVSLTLPAIQSARAAARKVSCLNNMRNVGLAVVNFSSGANSQLPLLVDNNVVYDPSGTNTNQRWDDLSWCTTILPFLDNVGFRQRWDQYASQIADASTGGSSHANFNAFISMNRNRFPVFTCPDDQFNTDAGALSFVVNTGYVTGSYNSAGDLDHGPGSDLALDGTAMTTATLPIKFATGVFWRPSTSRMSLDYISAADGLTQTLMITENLQAGDWSFVDPLDNGNLYTGSLGFGVDMAGLSMNTGSLNLGTASPTFNLQNSVTSNDSRIGSNLAAAKGSAWRPSSNHPSGAVNVILCDGSGKSLTPQMDGGVYARLLTPAGLRYGQAVVDGSSF
- a CDS encoding DUF1559 family PulG-like putative transporter, with product MKRMSANSSRRGFSLTDLVVVIVVSCLLFALVLPAVPTSGLAARKVQCLNRLRNIGLAVVNYSSGANSHLPLLVETNLDPSLVTVPHANTGKNDVNWCITVLPYLDAVMFRLRWDQAATQAARFDADDTQLKILADLQKQVFPIFVCPNDPLNDEPGALSYVANVGYVTANYNTAGDRMHRPDSADGGLDGDVTTIADIPVKFASGVFWRPYSTRMSLDIISAGDGLTQTLMLSENLQAGNWSSTDTGSLGFGIDMQGVYPKGSVSLVLPIVFDLKNTTAGTDSRIGANLSAPKSQAWRPSSNHPSGAVNVIFCDGSGKSLTPEMDPAVYARLLTPTGLRYGQTEVDGSSF
- a CDS encoding DUF1559 family PulG-like putative transporter, whose protein sequence is MQIQKTKRPERNGFSLTELIVVIVIIVILVALTLPALESARAPSRKIACLNRMRNVGLAVVNFSSGANAELPLLVDPNMSVSTEDAPNPQATHDDLTWCTTILPFLDNIGFRQRWDETASQASSATMNAEAVSLLTNLNATRFPVFTCPDDAANTEQGALSYVANVGYVTSHYNTATDRAHRPDSADGGLDGDIKTTADIPVKFATGVFWRPYTSRMSLDFISQKGDGLRQTLMLSENLQAGNWSSTDTGSLGFGIDMQGMYSSGTTQLTLPTDFTLENATTSTDSRIGSQTGAKKSQAWRPSSNHPGGVVNVIFCDGSGRSLSPDIDPGIYARLITPAGQPNGQSELDEDSF